The following proteins come from a genomic window of Nostoc sp. ATCC 53789:
- a CDS encoding NblA/ycf18 family protein, whose amino-acid sequence MDFPVELTLEQQFRLQNLKDQVKNLSQQEAQEFLLEVLRQMMVKDNLVKHLLKQA is encoded by the coding sequence ATGGATTTTCCAGTCGAATTAACATTAGAGCAACAGTTTCGCTTACAAAATTTGAAAGACCAGGTAAAGAATTTGAGTCAACAAGAAGCTCAAGAATTTTTGTTAGAAGTTTTACGGCAGATGATGGTAAAAGATAATTTGGTCAAACACCTGCTAAAACAAGCTTGA
- a CDS encoding Uma2 family endonuclease: protein MVTLQLKQIRVPAGQRIILEDVSWQVFEAILNELGEHRASRVAYSQGTLEIMAPLPEHERTKVIIGDLVKALLDELNLNWESLGSTTFKRKDTSVGIEPDDCFYIQNYQLMIGKDKIDLTVDPPPDLAIEIDVTSKTQISAYQALKVPEIWRYESKNLEINLLQGEQYIKSLTSAIFPAFPVNEIIPRFVEMARTTGTSLALRDFQEINYPNKRTTETQRTQREEK from the coding sequence ATGGTTACTCTTCAACTAAAACAAATTCGAGTTCCAGCAGGGCAAAGAATAATCCTGGAAGATGTAAGTTGGCAAGTATTTGAAGCAATTCTCAACGAGTTAGGAGAGCATCGTGCCAGTAGAGTAGCATACAGCCAAGGAACACTAGAAATTATGGCTCCATTACCAGAACATGAGCGAACGAAGGTAATTATCGGAGACTTAGTAAAAGCCTTGCTAGATGAACTCAATCTGAATTGGGAATCTTTAGGTTCAACCACCTTTAAGCGAAAAGATACAAGTGTAGGTATTGAACCTGATGATTGTTTTTATATTCAAAACTATCAGCTAATGATTGGCAAGGATAAGATCGACTTAACAGTTGATCCTCCTCCTGATTTAGCGATTGAAATTGATGTCACCTCTAAAACCCAAATTAGTGCATATCAGGCGTTAAAAGTACCTGAAATTTGGCGATATGAAAGTAAAAATTTAGAAATTAACTTATTACAAGGTGAACAATATATAAAGTCTCTCACAAGCGCCATATTTCCTGCTTTTCCTGTCAATGAAATAATTCCTCGGTTTGTGGAAATGGCACGAACCACAGGAACAAGTTTAGCACTTAGGGACTTCCAAGAAATAAATTATCCAAATAAACGAACCACAGAGACACAGAGAACACAGAGAGAAGAGAAATAG
- a CDS encoding DUF952 domain-containing protein, producing MNTILHITKSQQWEDAKILGSYHADSLDSEGFIHCSKSTQILKVAKRFFNYQKELVLLFIDSEKVQAEIRYEEAEIGELFPHIYGELNIDAVYRVVDFEARKDGLFKLPQEVIDLKE from the coding sequence ATGAATACTATCCTCCATATAACCAAAAGCCAACAATGGGAAGATGCGAAAATACTCGGTAGCTATCACGCTGATTCGTTAGACAGTGAAGGTTTTATACATTGTTCAAAATCAACGCAAATACTCAAAGTTGCAAAGAGATTTTTTAATTATCAAAAAGAATTAGTACTACTTTTTATTGATTCTGAGAAAGTGCAAGCTGAAATTCGTTATGAAGAGGCTGAAATCGGCGAATTATTTCCTCACATTTATGGTGAGTTAAATATTGATGCTGTGTATCGGGTGGTTGATTTTGAAGCTAGGAAAGATGGTTTGTTTAAGTTGCCGCAAGAAGTTATAGATTTAAAAGAATAA
- a CDS encoding TIR domain-containing protein encodes MISNKPVEIFISYSHKDEGLRDELAEHLKPLQRQGLISVWCDRDIDITAAQDWTVQSDQNLERAQIILLLVSSSYLASDYCHNEMLRALERHADGEARVIPLILRPVDWMITPFSKLQVLPRNAQPLTSWADRDKAFSEIVEEIRRIVEAYYSDSVDLSSDSNKLGGFEKPKIFISFSNKDDDMLYELTAHLQILQRQGEIDVWTDRMILPGADWANEIDQNFNISDIILVLISSAYLSSNWTIIELEKALVRHNSGQVRIIPIILSPTNLPPESPLYKMQSLPRDGKPVSSWVDRNEAWIDVMRGLQNVIRNFHKEEIESSDKPSPNFTEIVEKSVYQIGYIFRTAGTPELNYEEPQEFENFKVELQTLGKGLAVEGPSGIGKTSTMRRVISSIQPALPTKWISSISNNSHKEIEQSLNQGFDGYLIIDDFHHLSDEYKDRVAKAIKFQSEQDTPKSKIIVIGINRVRHMLMEGFPELAGRVGIISMNKQPDEKVQAMIEKGERAANIKFHNRAQIVEASDGSFFTAQHLCLYLATKAGVTGTQKEYKIIEYGPTDVMSQVLDQFAFKYRNELDILASVDASSPLKGAGLVLLWLLRREGVGFIYMNEARHQYPELGQSFDRLVNGELQTCFDNNVRLAKLLFYDERSGMLVLEDPQLVFYLRNIIWREFARKTGHEIEISEDEKLIFKKLPRVKHKLNNQLFLLLANMKEFLNSLPTPVKIFVGFGLIGLVLIGVVQSDKLPFLEGNNTGTENKQKEMIKVQLIVQTEDSAPISDVEIQFISQGAPSTAFTKSNGYAQIEIPSRDDVDIVLSKKGYEVLTETINISTDPNRTKSFRLKKKKLN; translated from the coding sequence AGGGCTTATTTCGGTTTGGTGTGATCGTGACATTGACATAACAGCCGCACAAGACTGGACAGTACAAAGTGACCAAAATTTGGAACGAGCGCAGATAATTTTACTGCTCGTTAGTTCTTCCTATCTAGCGTCAGATTACTGCCATAATGAGATGCTTAGGGCACTGGAGCGCCATGCAGATGGAGAGGCACGCGTAATTCCTTTGATTCTACGTCCAGTAGATTGGATGATAACCCCATTTAGCAAACTTCAGGTATTACCTAGAAATGCACAACCTTTGACAAGTTGGGCTGATCGTGATAAAGCGTTCAGCGAAATCGTAGAGGAAATCCGAAGAATTGTTGAAGCTTATTACAGTGATTCTGTTGATTTATCTTCCGACTCCAATAAATTGGGAGGCTTTGAAAAACCAAAAATCTTCATCTCATTCTCCAATAAAGATGATGATATGTTGTATGAATTGACAGCACATTTGCAAATACTTCAAAGGCAGGGAGAAATCGATGTTTGGACAGATAGAATGATTTTACCTGGTGCTGACTGGGCAAATGAAATTGATCAAAACTTTAATATATCTGACATAATTTTGGTTCTTATAAGCTCTGCATACTTGTCATCAAATTGGACGATAATTGAACTTGAGAAGGCATTGGTGAGGCATAATTCTGGTCAGGTTCGCATAATTCCCATCATCTTAAGCCCAACAAACCTACCTCCCGAAAGTCCTTTATATAAGATGCAGTCTTTACCACGCGATGGCAAACCAGTGAGCAGTTGGGTAGATCGCAATGAAGCTTGGATTGATGTAATGCGTGGTCTTCAAAATGTGATTCGAAATTTTCATAAGGAGGAGATTGAATCTTCAGATAAACCGTCTCCTAACTTTACTGAAATTGTAGAAAAGTCAGTTTACCAAATTGGTTATATCTTTCGCACCGCAGGTACACCTGAACTTAACTACGAGGAACCCCAGGAATTCGAAAACTTCAAAGTTGAGTTGCAAACTTTAGGAAAAGGACTAGCTGTTGAAGGACCATCTGGAATAGGTAAAACTTCAACAATGCGTAGAGTAATTAGCAGTATTCAACCAGCATTACCCACAAAATGGATTTCCTCTATTTCCAATAACTCTCATAAAGAAATAGAGCAGAGCTTGAACCAGGGATTTGATGGCTACTTGATCATAGATGATTTCCATCACCTCTCGGATGAATACAAAGATCGTGTTGCGAAAGCTATTAAATTCCAATCGGAACAAGATACCCCCAAGTCAAAAATTATAGTTATTGGAATTAATCGAGTTAGGCATATGTTGATGGAGGGTTTTCCAGAACTGGCTGGGAGGGTTGGAATAATTTCTATGAACAAACAGCCTGATGAAAAAGTTCAGGCAATGATTGAGAAAGGTGAGCGAGCAGCAAATATTAAATTTCATAACCGTGCACAAATTGTAGAAGCTTCGGATGGAAGTTTTTTTACAGCACAACATCTTTGTCTCTATTTAGCTACAAAGGCTGGCGTGACTGGTACACAGAAAGAATATAAGATAATTGAGTATGGACCAACTGATGTAATGAGTCAGGTGCTTGACCAGTTTGCGTTCAAATACCGAAATGAATTGGACATATTGGCAAGTGTGGATGCTAGCAGCCCATTAAAGGGCGCTGGTCTTGTACTTTTATGGCTTCTTCGTCGTGAGGGTGTTGGCTTCATTTATATGAATGAAGCAAGACATCAATATCCAGAGTTAGGCCAAAGTTTTGATAGATTAGTAAATGGTGAGCTACAAACTTGCTTTGACAATAATGTACGTCTAGCTAAACTACTCTTTTATGACGAGAGATCTGGAATGCTAGTTCTTGAAGATCCGCAACTTGTTTTCTATTTAAGGAATATTATCTGGCGTGAATTTGCCCGTAAAACAGGTCATGAAATCGAGATATCTGAAGATGAAAAGTTAATCTTTAAGAAACTTCCGAGAGTTAAGCATAAGTTAAACAATCAATTATTTTTACTTCTAGCTAACATGAAAGAATTTTTGAATAGCTTACCTACCCCTGTTAAGATTTTTGTTGGCTTTGGCTTGATTGGGCTTGTCTTAATTGGAGTAGTACAATCCGATAAATTACCCTTTCTAGAAGGGAATAACACAGGAACTGAAAACAAACAAAAGGAAATGATTAAGGTACAACTTATCGTACAAACAGAAGATAGTGCACCAATATCAGATGTAGAAATTCAATTTATCAGTCAAGGTGCTCCGTCAACAGCATTTACAAAAAGTAATGGTTATGCTCAGATTGAAATCCCTTCTAGAGATGATGTTGATATTGTATTAAGCAAAAAAGGGTACGAAGTGCTAACAGAGACAATAAATATTTCTACTGACCCAAATAGGACCAAGAGCTTTCGGCTAAAGAAAAAGAAATTGAATTAA
- a CDS encoding bleomycin hydrolase, whose protein sequence is MVLDAFSRAVIAADAKTAPIGGADLAALKSFIAEGNKRLDAVNAIASNASCAVSDAIAGIACENTGLLQAGGNLYPTRRMAACLRDAEIVLRYVTYALLAGDSSVLDDRALNGLKETYTALGVPTGSSVRAFQILKAISVAHITNTNTEANAGKKFRKIDTPQGDCSALAAEAASYFDRVISALS, encoded by the coding sequence ATGGTTCTTGATGCTTTTTCCAGAGCTGTAATTGCGGCTGATGCCAAAACCGCTCCTATCGGTGGTGCTGACTTAGCAGCCCTTAAGTCTTTCATTGCTGAAGGCAACAAGCGCCTTGATGCTGTGAATGCGATCGCCAGCAACGCTAGCTGTGCAGTTTCTGATGCCATTGCTGGTATTGCTTGTGAAAACACAGGTTTGCTTCAAGCTGGTGGTAACTTGTACCCCACTCGCCGGATGGCTGCTTGCCTACGTGATGCTGAAATCGTTCTGCGCTATGTAACTTATGCGTTATTGGCTGGCGATTCTTCTGTATTAGATGATCGCGCTTTGAACGGTCTGAAAGAAACCTACACAGCTTTGGGCGTACCTACTGGATCTTCTGTACGTGCTTTCCAAATCCTGAAGGCTATCAGCGTCGCTCACATCACCAACACCAACACTGAAGCTAACGCTGGCAAAAAATTCCGCAAGATTGACACTCCTCAAGGCGACTGCTCTGCTCTAGCTGCTGAAGCTGCTAGCTACTTCGATCGCGTTATTTCTGCTCTGAGCTAA
- a CDS encoding type II toxin-antitoxin system HigB family toxin translates to MHLIAIRNLRIDAAQYPDVKKQIDDWYATVKKVEWRNLEDVRQIYRDAEAVGNFTVFNIKGNDYRLIVGIDYENQTVYYKYFLTHAEYDKGKWKNDPYF, encoded by the coding sequence ATGCATCTGATTGCGATTCGTAACCTCCGCATTGATGCTGCCCAGTACCCAGATGTCAAAAAGCAAATTGACGACTGGTACGCAACCGTCAAAAAAGTGGAATGGCGGAACTTGGAGGACGTTCGCCAGATTTATCGGGATGCGGAAGCGGTTGGAAATTTTACTGTATTTAATATCAAAGGGAATGACTATCGCCTGATTGTCGGTATTGATTACGAAAACCAAACGGTTTATTACAAATACTTTCTAACTCACGCTGAATACGACAAAGGTAAATGGAAAAATGACCCTTACTTTTGA
- a CDS encoding phycobiliprotein lyase, with protein MDAMEFFQLSAGKWRSQRATHHLAFKRSETGESDIQVETLEANHPEIIELCQYHEIDPSLSVGGSRVRWLGTMAWDRENEENHQGKTIFAIVPDEDNPRAGKLLRERGYAEIVPVVGLFHMDDEDGLVLTTEYETMSSIERFWFASPNMRLRTSTVKRFGGFSTASFCTESRIESSVEVSGTEQVTSAQVQDVEKRQFYSVLGW; from the coding sequence ATAGACGCAATGGAATTTTTTCAGCTAAGTGCTGGTAAGTGGCGATCGCAACGAGCAACTCATCATCTGGCGTTCAAGCGCTCAGAGACGGGAGAATCGGATATACAAGTAGAAACTCTGGAAGCCAATCATCCAGAAATTATTGAACTGTGCCAGTATCATGAAATTGACCCCAGCCTTTCAGTAGGAGGGTCACGTGTGCGTTGGCTAGGCACAATGGCTTGGGATAGAGAGAACGAAGAGAACCATCAGGGGAAAACTATATTTGCGATCGTGCCTGATGAGGATAACCCAAGGGCTGGCAAATTACTGCGCGAAAGAGGCTATGCCGAAATTGTGCCTGTAGTCGGTCTTTTTCACATGGATGATGAAGATGGACTAGTGTTGACAACCGAATATGAAACAATGAGTTCCATTGAGAGGTTCTGGTTTGCCAGCCCAAATATGCGACTGCGAACCAGTACAGTAAAACGGTTTGGTGGCTTCAGTACGGCATCGTTTTGTACTGAAAGCCGCATCGAAAGTTCTGTTGAGGTTTCCGGCACAGAACAGGTGACATCCGCACAAGTGCAAGATGTAGAAAAAAGACAATTTTATTCAGTTCTGGGTTGGTGA
- a CDS encoding RluA family pseudouridine synthase has product MHCTDTKGDRIDRFLSQELPDLSRSRIQQLIEQGNVQLNDKVCTSKKINVKLGDRITLEIPEAQPLELLAEDIPLDILYEDDQLLILNKPAGLVVHPAPGHPDGTLVNALLAHCPNLPGIGGVQRPGIVHRLDKDTTGAIAIAKTEVAHHHLQAQLKAKTARREYLGVVYGAPKVESGTIDLPIGRHPQDRKKMAIMPIEQGGRSAVTHWQVLERLGNFTLIRFQLETGRTHQIRVHSAKMGNPIVGDPVYSSGHSVGVNLSGQALHAWRLRLQHPLSGEMIEVTATPPTQFTKLLEMLKRRTTL; this is encoded by the coding sequence ATACACTGCACCGACACTAAAGGCGATCGCATTGACCGTTTCCTTTCGCAAGAATTACCAGATTTATCCCGTTCGCGCATCCAGCAGTTAATCGAACAGGGTAATGTCCAACTTAATGATAAAGTTTGCACTTCTAAGAAAATCAATGTCAAGCTAGGCGATCGCATCACTCTGGAAATACCAGAAGCACAACCCCTAGAATTGCTAGCAGAAGATATCCCTTTAGATATCCTCTACGAAGATGACCAATTACTTATTCTCAACAAACCCGCAGGCTTAGTTGTCCACCCCGCACCCGGTCATCCAGATGGCACACTGGTAAATGCTTTGTTGGCTCACTGTCCTAATTTACCAGGAATTGGCGGAGTCCAACGTCCGGGAATCGTCCATCGATTGGATAAGGATACTACGGGAGCGATCGCGATCGCAAAAACAGAAGTTGCCCATCATCACCTACAAGCTCAACTCAAAGCTAAAACCGCACGCAGAGAATACTTGGGCGTGGTTTACGGTGCGCCAAAAGTTGAGAGTGGCACAATTGACTTACCCATTGGTCGCCATCCACAAGACCGCAAAAAAATGGCTATTATGCCTATTGAACAAGGCGGACGATCTGCCGTCACTCATTGGCAAGTACTAGAACGCCTCGGTAATTTCACTTTAATCCGCTTCCAATTAGAAACAGGACGCACCCATCAAATACGTGTCCATAGCGCCAAAATGGGTAATCCCATTGTCGGCGACCCAGTTTATAGTTCTGGTCATTCAGTGGGCGTAAATTTGTCCGGTCAAGCACTACACGCTTGGCGGCTAAGATTACAGCATCCCCTATCCGGCGAGATGATTGAGGTGACAGCTACCCCTCCCACCCAATTTACAAAACTTTTGGAGATGCTAAAAAGACGAACTACACTTTAG
- a CDS encoding HEAT repeat domain-containing protein, producing MLDSKTQSGEDSLHLSQAETDALLATVNEQLGLKSFNSDDQELLKQMIESMGDSRGMVRLSFAEALGKVGKPATPLLMEAVANHPNPVVRRASAKTLTLIADPIAVPTLVNALLNDEDTVVKTSAVGGLAKIGEAAVPALLKILASTEYPESAKGHAVWALGFIGAEAKEHLYREINSDSADVRAAVVGAIAKIAEEGTEEGAFHILVNALTDSSLMVRCEAASALGSLAYQPAIPNLVELLHHPDWETRKAAALALMKIGDRTALEPLQAALTQEQEAGVQAVIKLAISQIERQLEEDSW from the coding sequence ATGCTCGACTCCAAAACTCAATCCGGGGAAGATTCGTTACATCTTTCCCAGGCAGAAACCGATGCTTTACTTGCAACAGTGAATGAGCAATTAGGCTTAAAATCCTTCAACTCTGACGATCAAGAGCTACTCAAGCAGATGATTGAGAGTATGGGAGACTCACGGGGGATGGTTAGGTTGAGTTTTGCAGAGGCGCTGGGTAAAGTCGGTAAACCAGCGACCCCTTTATTAATGGAAGCTGTGGCAAATCACCCCAACCCAGTTGTACGCAGAGCCAGCGCCAAAACCCTGACACTGATTGCCGATCCGATCGCAGTTCCCACCTTGGTTAATGCCCTCCTAAATGATGAAGATACAGTGGTCAAAACCTCGGCGGTGGGGGGACTTGCCAAAATCGGTGAGGCAGCTGTGCCAGCATTGCTGAAAATCTTAGCGTCAACTGAGTATCCAGAAAGTGCTAAAGGACATGCTGTGTGGGCGCTGGGATTTATTGGAGCAGAAGCGAAGGAGCATTTATATCGAGAAATTAACTCAGACTCGGCTGATGTTCGCGCTGCGGTGGTGGGTGCGATCGCTAAAATTGCTGAAGAAGGTACTGAAGAAGGAGCATTTCACATTCTAGTGAACGCTCTCACTGATTCATCTCTAATGGTGCGTTGTGAAGCAGCATCTGCTTTGGGCAGTCTGGCTTATCAACCCGCGATTCCTAATCTAGTTGAGTTACTGCATCATCCCGATTGGGAAACCCGAAAAGCGGCGGCTCTAGCATTAATGAAAATTGGCGATCGCACTGCCTTAGAACCTCTACAAGCCGCATTAACCCAAGAACAGGAAGCAGGAGTTCAGGCGGTGATCAAGTTGGCGATTTCTCAAATTGAGAGACAGTTAGAGGAAGATTCTTGGTAA
- a CDS encoding KGK domain-containing protein, with translation MKNKFILLECEDDVISLEKDTFKVSKLRELVIREIVSKWRQEICTYKTKINNDLIGSLFGSISARDEFIPFSEIKLNAVKDCQVLKIDGKGWQKGKLEILVFIYPNSHQPNNVCFEFYPDEPIKIE, from the coding sequence ATGAAAAATAAGTTTATTCTTTTAGAGTGTGAAGATGATGTCATTTCTTTGGAGAAAGATACTTTTAAAGTCAGTAAACTAAGAGAGTTAGTTATACGAGAAATTGTGAGTAAATGGCGGCAGGAAATTTGCACATATAAAACTAAAATTAATAATGATTTAATTGGTAGTTTGTTTGGCAGTATCTCTGCCAGAGATGAGTTCATACCCTTTAGTGAAATTAAACTAAATGCTGTCAAAGATTGTCAGGTTCTTAAAATCGATGGGAAAGGTTGGCAGAAAGGCAAATTAGAAATTCTGGTATTTATATATCCTAATAGCCATCAACCAAATAATGTATGTTTTGAATTTTATCCAGATGAACCTATTAAGATAGAATAA
- a CDS encoding transcriptional regulator, with amino-acid sequence MTLTFDQAAYSILLSEVAPKVIETEEEYDRALAVAERLTFCKNRTPEEQALHKLIVTLIEVYEAQNYPMDESAPHEVLQHIMEASDTRQADLVGIIGSSGVVSEVVNGKRSISKAQAKALADYFKVTPSLFI; translated from the coding sequence ATGACCCTTACTTTTGACCAAGCTGCTTATAGTATTCTGCTATCTGAAGTTGCTCCCAAGGTGATTGAGACAGAAGAAGAGTATGATCGCGCCCTAGCTGTGGCAGAGCGCCTAACATTTTGCAAGAATCGGACTCCAGAAGAACAAGCTCTGCATAAGCTGATAGTAACGCTGATTGAAGTGTATGAGGCACAGAACTATCCAATGGATGAATCTGCACCGCATGAAGTTCTCCAACACATTATGGAAGCTAGTGATACTCGTCAAGCTGACTTAGTGGGCATCATCGGATCGAGTGGCGTTGTGTCTGAGGTTGTGAACGGTAAGCGGTCGATTAGTAAGGCACAAGCTAAGGCACTTGCAGATTACTTCAAGGTGACACCCAGTTTGTTCATCTAG
- a CDS encoding bleomycin hydrolase produces MKSVITTVIGSADAAGRFPTTSDLESVQGSIQRASARLEAAEKLAAGIDAVAKEAYDAAFKKYPYLTQEGEAGDTQVKKDKCFRDIKHYLRLINYSLVVGGTGPLDEWGIAGAREVYRSLGLPTAPYVTALTYTRDRACSPRDLSPQALGEFRALLDYVINSLS; encoded by the coding sequence ATGAAATCAGTTATCACTACGGTTATTGGATCTGCTGATGCAGCAGGTCGTTTTCCAACCACCTCTGATCTAGAATCCGTTCAAGGTAGCATTCAACGTGCTAGCGCTCGTTTAGAAGCTGCTGAAAAGTTGGCTGCTGGTATTGATGCAGTCGCTAAAGAAGCTTATGATGCTGCTTTTAAGAAATATCCTTACCTGACCCAAGAAGGTGAAGCTGGCGACACTCAAGTTAAGAAAGACAAGTGCTTCCGCGACATCAAGCACTATCTACGCTTGATCAACTACAGCTTAGTTGTGGGCGGTACTGGCCCTCTGGATGAGTGGGGTATTGCAGGCGCTCGTGAAGTTTACCGCTCTTTGGGTCTGCCTACTGCTCCCTACGTTACCGCGTTGACCTACACTCGCGATCGCGCTTGTTCTCCTCGTGACTTGTCTCCTCAAGCATTAGGTGAGTTCCGCGCTCTTCTCGACTACGTAATCAACTCCCTTTCATAA
- a CDS encoding HEAT repeat domain-containing protein has protein sequence MTIDSLFEQLKHPNPNLRERAMWELADVRDENTISRLMGILDEEDVTYRRAAVKALGAIGTDAVPSLVDSLINSENATIRGSCAKALAQVAANHPDVPFPDEGLQGLKTALNDPNAVVYIASVMALGEIGSPAFEILAEALKTIDNVALAVAIVNALGSMGDMRGVEVLTALTDDESADPYVRESAVSALPRLDQVINYKRG, from the coding sequence ATGACAATAGATTCATTATTTGAACAGTTGAAACACCCTAACCCAAATCTGCGGGAACGAGCCATGTGGGAACTGGCTGATGTTCGTGATGAAAATACGATTTCTCGCTTAATGGGTATTTTGGATGAAGAAGATGTGACTTACCGTCGTGCTGCTGTTAAGGCACTGGGTGCTATTGGTACAGATGCTGTCCCATCATTGGTAGATTCATTAATAAATAGCGAGAATGCAACCATTCGGGGTAGTTGTGCTAAGGCTCTGGCACAGGTTGCTGCTAACCATCCCGATGTTCCTTTCCCAGATGAGGGCTTACAGGGATTAAAAACAGCGCTCAATGACCCAAATGCCGTTGTCTATATTGCATCAGTAATGGCACTGGGTGAAATTGGTTCTCCTGCCTTTGAAATTTTGGCTGAGGCTCTGAAAACAATAGATAATGTTGCCCTGGCTGTAGCGATTGTTAATGCACTGGGTTCGATGGGTGATATGCGGGGAGTAGAAGTGTTGACAGCATTAACTGATGATGAATCTGCCGATCCCTATGTTCGTGAATCAGCAGTGAGTGCTTTGCCCCGATTAGATCAGGTGATTAATTATAAAAGAGGATAG
- a CDS encoding phycobilisome rod-core linker polypeptide, with amino-acid sequence MAIPLLEYEPSSQNQRVAGYEVPGDEQPRIFTTDNILSPSDLGDLIEAAYRQLFFYAFAADRETYLESQLRNGQITVRDFVRGLVLSNTFKKSFYDLNNNYRFVEQVIQRVLGRDPYNEREKIAWSIVVATKGIVGFVDEVLNTEEYLSNFGYSTVPYQRRRILPSQSTGELPFNIKSPRYEDYHRAKLGFPQIIWQVEVRRFLPQEQKPKAGDPALFLTMAQSVNATGNTPQRISSFNIDIEKSVPYRQLAGIK; translated from the coding sequence ATGGCAATTCCTCTGTTAGAATATGAACCTTCAAGTCAAAACCAGCGTGTTGCTGGATATGAAGTACCGGGTGATGAACAGCCCAGGATTTTTACTACAGACAATATCCTGTCTCCATCAGATTTAGGCGATCTGATCGAAGCAGCATATCGTCAACTTTTCTTTTATGCTTTTGCTGCCGATCGCGAAACATATTTAGAGTCTCAACTCCGTAATGGACAAATTACAGTACGAGACTTTGTTCGTGGATTGGTTCTTTCCAATACCTTTAAAAAAAGCTTTTACGACCTCAACAATAATTACCGCTTTGTTGAGCAAGTAATTCAGCGCGTTCTAGGACGTGACCCATACAACGAGCGCGAAAAAATCGCTTGGTCAATTGTGGTCGCTACCAAGGGTATTGTAGGCTTTGTTGATGAAGTTCTCAACACTGAAGAGTACCTGAGCAATTTTGGATATTCCACAGTGCCCTATCAGCGCCGTCGGATACTGCCATCTCAATCTACAGGCGAGTTACCATTTAACATCAAATCTCCGCGATACGAAGATTACCACCGTGCCAAACTGGGTTTCCCCCAAATCATTTGGCAGGTCGAAGTACGCAGATTCCTTCCACAAGAGCAAAAGCCAAAAGCTGGCGATCCAGCTCTGTTCTTGACTATGGCACAAAGTGTCAATGCAACTGGCAATACGCCACAAAGAATCTCGTCATTCAACATCGATATCGAAAAGTCTGTACCTTATCGCCAGTTAGCTGGAATTAAGTAA